A single region of the Thermoleophilum album genome encodes:
- the gnd gene encoding phosphogluconate dehydrogenase (NAD(+)-dependent, decarboxylating): MGAPEVKAVGFVGLGRMGRGLAARLGERAPSIAVHGFDPDERARAEAARSGVAVSDTVEALVAALPRPRVVWLMVPAGEVTSAALASVAAATDRGDVIVDGGNSDWRDSVRRGRELEARGIDFVDVGVSGGIWGQSEGFCLMAGGSSTAFARLEPVLSALAPDPHPEFGEGYAHVGPVGAGHFVKMVHNGVEYGLMQAYAEGFALLRSAPFELDLARLARLWMQGSVVRSWLLELAGRALASGQVEELAPWVEDSGEGRWTVEQAIASAVPVPTIAAALFARFASRGGDDFQARLLAALRNQFGGHAVRRGGGAEGS; encoded by the coding sequence ATGGGCGCGCCCGAGGTCAAGGCGGTCGGTTTCGTCGGGCTTGGGCGCATGGGACGCGGACTCGCCGCACGTCTCGGCGAGCGCGCACCGTCCATCGCCGTGCACGGCTTCGATCCGGATGAACGGGCGCGCGCGGAGGCAGCGCGCTCCGGCGTCGCCGTAAGCGACACCGTCGAGGCGCTCGTCGCTGCGCTGCCGCGGCCGCGCGTCGTCTGGTTGATGGTGCCCGCCGGCGAAGTGACCAGCGCCGCACTCGCGAGCGTCGCCGCCGCAACCGATCGGGGCGACGTGATCGTCGACGGCGGCAACTCCGACTGGCGCGACAGCGTCCGCCGGGGGCGCGAGCTCGAAGCGCGGGGGATCGACTTCGTCGACGTCGGCGTGAGCGGGGGCATCTGGGGCCAAAGCGAAGGGTTCTGCTTGATGGCCGGCGGTTCGTCGACGGCCTTCGCGCGCCTCGAGCCGGTGCTGAGCGCGCTCGCCCCCGACCCGCACCCCGAGTTCGGCGAGGGCTACGCTCACGTCGGCCCTGTCGGCGCCGGGCACTTCGTGAAGATGGTGCACAACGGCGTCGAGTACGGGCTGATGCAGGCGTACGCCGAGGGCTTCGCGCTGCTGCGCTCCGCTCCGTTCGAGCTCGATCTGGCGCGCCTCGCCCGGCTCTGGATGCAAGGTTCGGTGGTGCGCTCCTGGCTGCTCGAGCTCGCCGGCCGGGCGCTCGCGAGCGGCCAGGTGGAGGAGCTCGCACCGTGGGTCGAAGACTCGGGCGAAGGCCGGTGGACGGTGGAACAGGCAATCGCTAGCGCCGTCCCGGTGCCGACGATCGCCGCCGCGCTGTTCGCTCGCTTCGCCTCCCGCGGGGGCGACGACTTCCAGGCGCGTCTGCTTGCGGCGCTGCGCAACCAGTTCGGCGGGCACGCCGTCCGCCGCGGCGGGGGAGCGGAGGGCAGCTAG
- the tal gene encoding transaldolase, translating into MERSAVESHPATGANSRLAALVRAGTAVWVDDLDRAMLHGGELDRLVELNCVSGVTTNPAIFERALAAGRDYDDELAELACSGQDADALVEALTVSDVRAACDRLAPIFAASVDSAETALAGPDGFVSIEVSPHLARDGEATLSAARRLWELVARPNVMIKIPGTEEGLAAIEEALFEGINVNVTLLFSVATYERVAEAYVRAMERRAAAGRDFRVWSVASFFVSRVDTEVDRRLRRLGRDDLRGRAAVANARAAYRAFERIFLGERFAALRARGCPVQRPLWASTGVKDPAYPETKYVAELVAPYTVSTMPRATLAACARELEVTADTARIDPADDLAALADAGIDLEEVAAVLLEEGIEKFVRPYERTLTAVARKAVALAGTTAAVVPDRRWRTLASADDRRAESERIVRALLAGDASALGDPSTPELADRLGWVRSPARELAVLGERRSVCRELAGDVDAVVLLGMGGSSLGAAALAAALGIEVHGPLAEQRPPSPGERKPLYVLDSTHPRAVRALEGVLEDKRPLFVVASKSGTTVETRAQMDYFLGRSGQPERFVAITDPGTPLDADARTQGFAHVFHGDPEIGGRYSVLSPFGTVPALLCGGDPEPQLRAAVELAERLADEPRPAATLAAALATAAAEGSWRLLVAAGESERLLALWLEQLIAESSGKQGRGILPVPLTAAEDGTLATPSGALLALPVRAAGGARAIAPVPGVPLAAVGGEALGAALYLWEVATAAACALIGVNPFDQPNVQEAKDASKRALARRERPRCDEEAAAVQLIRALAPPEYLAIQAYLPESPELDAAASELCRTVVERTGCAATFGYGPRYLHSTGQLHKGGPPVGAFLQLVDGSDGDELAIAERDHGFRALIDAQAAGDRAALEQRGRRVVTVAADRDPARLLRKLGDALAT; encoded by the coding sequence GTGGAGAGAAGCGCAGTCGAGAGCCATCCCGCTACCGGTGCGAACTCGCGGCTAGCGGCGCTCGTTCGCGCCGGCACCGCCGTGTGGGTCGACGACCTCGACCGGGCGATGCTGCACGGCGGCGAGCTCGACCGTCTCGTCGAGCTGAATTGCGTGAGCGGCGTCACCACCAACCCGGCGATCTTCGAACGCGCCCTGGCGGCCGGGAGAGACTACGACGACGAGCTCGCCGAGCTCGCGTGCAGCGGACAGGACGCCGACGCGCTCGTCGAAGCGCTGACCGTCAGCGACGTGCGCGCGGCGTGCGACCGCTTGGCGCCCATCTTCGCGGCCAGCGTCGACAGCGCCGAGACGGCGCTCGCCGGGCCCGACGGCTTCGTGTCGATCGAGGTCTCGCCCCACCTCGCGCGCGACGGCGAGGCGACGCTGAGTGCTGCTCGTCGGCTGTGGGAGCTCGTCGCCCGGCCGAACGTGATGATCAAGATCCCCGGCACCGAAGAGGGGCTCGCGGCGATCGAGGAAGCCCTCTTCGAAGGGATCAACGTCAACGTCACGTTGCTGTTCTCGGTCGCTACCTACGAGCGCGTCGCCGAGGCGTACGTGCGGGCGATGGAGCGGCGCGCTGCCGCCGGCCGCGACTTCCGCGTCTGGTCGGTGGCCTCGTTTTTCGTCTCGCGCGTCGACACCGAGGTCGACCGTCGCCTGCGGCGACTGGGGCGCGACGACCTGCGGGGGCGCGCCGCCGTGGCCAACGCGCGCGCCGCCTACCGCGCCTTCGAACGGATCTTCCTCGGCGAGCGTTTCGCCGCCCTGCGCGCGCGCGGATGCCCCGTGCAGCGCCCGCTTTGGGCATCGACAGGCGTGAAGGACCCCGCCTATCCCGAGACCAAGTACGTCGCCGAGCTCGTCGCTCCCTACACGGTGTCGACGATGCCGCGCGCGACGCTCGCGGCGTGCGCGCGGGAGCTCGAGGTCACCGCCGACACGGCGCGGATCGACCCTGCCGACGATCTCGCGGCGCTCGCGGACGCCGGGATCGATCTCGAAGAGGTCGCGGCGGTGCTGCTCGAAGAGGGGATCGAGAAGTTCGTGCGTCCCTACGAGCGGACGCTCACCGCTGTCGCGCGCAAAGCGGTCGCGCTGGCGGGCACCACTGCGGCGGTGGTGCCCGACCGGCGCTGGCGCACACTGGCAAGCGCAGACGACCGGCGCGCCGAGAGCGAGCGGATCGTGCGCGCGCTCTTGGCGGGCGACGCCAGCGCTCTCGGCGACCCCTCGACTCCCGAGCTCGCCGATCGGCTGGGCTGGGTGCGCTCGCCGGCTCGCGAGCTCGCCGTGCTCGGCGAGCGTCGCAGCGTGTGCCGTGAGCTTGCCGGCGACGTCGACGCCGTCGTGTTGCTCGGGATGGGCGGCTCGAGCCTTGGTGCCGCCGCGCTCGCGGCTGCGCTGGGTATCGAAGTTCACGGTCCGCTGGCCGAGCAGCGGCCACCGTCCCCCGGCGAGCGGAAACCCCTGTACGTCCTCGACTCCACCCACCCCCGCGCCGTGCGCGCCCTTGAGGGCGTGCTCGAGGACAAGCGTCCGCTGTTCGTCGTTGCTTCAAAGTCGGGGACGACGGTCGAGACGCGTGCGCAGATGGACTACTTCCTCGGGCGCAGCGGCCAGCCTGAGCGGTTCGTGGCGATCACCGACCCGGGCACGCCGCTCGACGCCGACGCGCGCACGCAGGGGTTCGCGCACGTCTTCCACGGCGACCCCGAGATCGGTGGGCGCTACTCGGTCCTTTCGCCGTTCGGGACGGTGCCGGCGCTGCTCTGCGGCGGCGATCCCGAGCCGCAGCTGCGGGCCGCTGTCGAGCTTGCCGAGAGGCTTGCGGACGAGCCGCGACCGGCCGCCACGCTCGCGGCCGCGCTCGCCACGGCGGCCGCCGAGGGGTCCTGGCGCCTGCTCGTCGCCGCGGGCGAGAGCGAGCGCCTGCTCGCGCTCTGGCTCGAACAGCTGATCGCCGAATCGAGCGGCAAACAGGGGCGCGGCATCCTCCCGGTCCCGCTCACTGCCGCCGAAGACGGCACTTTGGCGACCCCTTCCGGCGCGCTGCTCGCCCTGCCCGTTCGCGCCGCTGGCGGCGCGCGGGCGATCGCGCCCGTTCCGGGCGTGCCGCTCGCCGCTGTTGGCGGCGAGGCGCTTGGAGCTGCGCTGTATCTGTGGGAGGTCGCGACGGCGGCGGCGTGCGCGCTCATCGGCGTCAACCCCTTCGACCAACCCAACGTCCAGGAGGCCAAGGACGCAAGCAAACGAGCCCTAGCGCGGCGCGAACGTCCTCGCTGCGACGAGGAAGCAGCAGCCGTGCAGCTGATCCGCGCGCTTGCGCCGCCGGAATACCTGGCGATCCAGGCGTACCTCCCCGAATCGCCCGAGCTTGACGCTGCCGCGAGCGAGCTCTGCCGCACCGTCGTCGAGCGCACCGGCTGCGCGGCGACCTTCGGCTACGGGCCCCGCTACCTGCACTCGACCGGGCAGCTGCACAAAGGGGGACCGCCGGTCGGCGCGTTCTTGCAGCTCGTCGACGGAAGCGACGGCGACGAGCTAGCGATCGCGGAACGCGACCACGGCTTCCGTGCGCTGATCGACGCACAAGCGGCGGGCGATCGCGCCGCGCTCGAGCAGCGCGGGCGCCGCGTCGTCACGGTCGCGGCCGACCGCGACCCCGCGCGCCTGCTGCGCAAGCTCGGCGACGCGCTCGCGACGTAG
- the tkt gene encoding transketolase — MSDDERAEPQANIDELCINTIRTLAIDAVETANSGHPGTPMALAPLAYTLYTRVLRHSPRHPDWFDRDRLVLSAGHASMLLYAILYLTGYDLGLDDIRRFRQLGSLTPGHPEYGRTPGVEVTTGPLGQGIGNAVGLALAERWLAGRLNRPGYPIVDHYTFAICSDGDIQEGVSNEACAIAGHLGLGRLIAFYDRNHISIDGPTELAMSEDTAARYEALGWHVQDLGEDVTPARICAAVEAAKAEERRPSLVILRTHIAEGAPNKRDTAAAHGAPLGADEVRLTKENLGWPVDRSFWVPDEALAHCRRAVERGRELVREWEERCRSYARAYPKEHELLEQVRARRLPADWDSGELPRFERDDGPVATRKAAHRALQWAAARVPQLVGGSADLASSTLAKIDDAQSIGRGNYSGRNIHFGVREHAMGTIVNGLVLHGLRAFGATFLVFSDYMKPPIRLAALMGIPSTFVFSHDSIGVGEDGPTHQPVEHLPHLRAIPNLYVVRPAGANETVRAWRFALRTSDRPVVLVLTRQAVPVDDPDRVPDDAIERGAWVVRDSTGEPDAIVVATGSEVATALDAAQLLQADGIDARVISMPCVERFLEQDERWREDLLPSSCRARVAVEAAAPLGWERIVGSEGAVVGIDRFGESGPGREVLAHFGFTPERVADTVREVVARVTSEQSTAR; from the coding sequence GTGAGCGACGACGAGCGGGCAGAGCCGCAGGCGAACATCGACGAGCTCTGCATAAACACCATTCGCACGCTGGCGATCGACGCGGTCGAAACGGCGAACTCGGGACATCCGGGCACGCCGATGGCGCTAGCGCCGCTCGCCTACACGCTCTACACGCGCGTGCTGCGCCACAGCCCGCGACACCCCGACTGGTTCGACCGCGACCGCCTGGTGCTCTCCGCCGGCCACGCCTCGATGCTGCTCTACGCGATCCTCTACTTGACTGGCTACGACCTAGGCCTCGACGACATCCGTCGGTTCCGCCAGCTCGGCTCGCTCACCCCCGGTCACCCCGAGTACGGGCGCACGCCCGGCGTCGAGGTCACCACCGGCCCGCTAGGTCAGGGCATCGGTAACGCTGTCGGACTGGCGCTCGCCGAGCGCTGGCTGGCGGGTCGCCTCAACCGCCCCGGGTACCCGATCGTCGACCACTACACGTTCGCGATCTGCTCCGACGGCGATATCCAGGAGGGCGTTTCGAACGAGGCGTGCGCGATCGCCGGCCACCTCGGTCTCGGTCGGCTGATCGCGTTCTACGACCGAAACCACATCTCGATCGACGGGCCGACCGAGCTCGCGATGTCGGAAGACACCGCCGCGCGCTACGAGGCGCTCGGCTGGCACGTCCAAGATCTCGGAGAGGACGTAACCCCGGCGCGGATCTGCGCCGCGGTCGAAGCCGCCAAGGCCGAAGAGCGGCGGCCGTCGCTGGTGATCCTGCGTACGCACATCGCCGAGGGAGCCCCCAACAAGCGCGACACCGCGGCGGCCCACGGGGCACCGCTCGGCGCCGACGAGGTCCGGCTCACCAAAGAGAACCTCGGCTGGCCGGTCGATCGGTCGTTCTGGGTGCCCGACGAGGCGCTCGCCCACTGCCGCCGCGCCGTCGAGCGCGGGCGCGAGCTGGTCCGCGAGTGGGAGGAGCGCTGCCGGAGCTACGCCCGCGCCTACCCGAAGGAGCACGAACTGCTCGAACAGGTCCGGGCACGTCGGCTGCCGGCGGACTGGGACAGCGGCGAGCTGCCGCGCTTCGAACGCGACGACGGCCCGGTAGCGACGCGCAAAGCGGCGCACCGTGCGCTGCAGTGGGCAGCGGCGCGCGTTCCCCAGCTCGTCGGCGGGTCGGCCGATCTCGCCTCCTCGACGCTCGCGAAGATCGACGATGCGCAGAGCATCGGGCGGGGCAACTACAGCGGTCGCAACATCCACTTCGGTGTGCGCGAGCACGCCATGGGCACGATCGTCAACGGCCTCGTACTGCACGGGCTGCGCGCCTTCGGCGCCACCTTCCTCGTCTTCAGCGACTACATGAAGCCGCCGATCCGGCTCGCCGCGTTGATGGGTATCCCTTCGACGTTCGTGTTCTCGCACGACTCGATCGGGGTCGGCGAGGACGGACCAACTCACCAACCGGTCGAACACCTACCGCACCTGCGTGCGATCCCCAACCTCTACGTGGTGCGTCCGGCCGGTGCGAACGAGACCGTGCGCGCGTGGCGGTTCGCGCTGCGCACCAGCGACCGCCCCGTCGTGCTCGTGCTGACACGCCAGGCCGTTCCGGTCGACGATCCCGATCGCGTCCCCGACGATGCGATCGAGCGCGGCGCCTGGGTGGTGCGCGACAGCACCGGCGAACCCGACGCGATAGTGGTGGCGACAGGATCCGAGGTGGCGACGGCCCTCGACGCTGCCCAGCTTCTTCAGGCGGACGGTATAGACGCGCGCGTGATCTCGATGCCGTGCGTCGAGCGTTTTCTCGAGCAGGACGAGCGCTGGCGCGAGGATCTATTGCCATCGTCGTGCCGAGCTCGCGTCGCCGTCGAGGCTGCCGCTCCCCTAGGGTGGGAGCGGATCGTGGGAAGCGAGGGCGCTGTCGTCGGCATCGACCGCTTCGGCGAGTCCGGCCCTGGGCGGGAGGTGCTCGCCCACTTCGGCTTCACGCCCGAGCGCGTGGCGGACACGGTGCGGGAGGTCGTCGCGAGGGTTACGAGCGAGCAGTCGACCGCGAGGTGA
- a CDS encoding ROK family protein yields MPTEPLHDEEPRSRVRVHPPGRGADRGEELVVGVDVGGTKVAAAAYLAADLTGGAQRGREREPPQALASAREPTPHDSAALLDLVASLVEGLEADTAGSACRVGVGFPSGIDQKTGRAPGAVNLVVGDIPLRAELERRLAGRAVAIDNDGNTAALAEAWLRSCSELVMLTLGTGVGGGVISGGRLLRGADGLGAELGHFPIRADGPPCPGSCPARGCVEALCSGQALERDARELAATRPTSLLGRVLATGGKISARDVTAAAARGDPDARWLIDRFARDLGIALAGYANVFQPRVIAIGGGLGSATDLFLPTALVEAERSALAHIWPRVRVVGARAGEAAGVLGAALVAVSPNLAG; encoded by the coding sequence GTGCCCACAGAACCGCTACACGACGAAGAACCTCGCTCCCGCGTCCGCGTGCACCCGCCGGGCCGCGGCGCCGACCGAGGCGAGGAGCTGGTCGTCGGCGTCGACGTCGGTGGCACCAAGGTGGCGGCGGCGGCGTACCTGGCGGCCGACCTCACCGGTGGCGCGCAGCGCGGACGCGAGCGCGAGCCACCGCAGGCGCTCGCGAGCGCGCGCGAGCCGACGCCGCACGACAGCGCTGCTCTGCTCGACCTCGTCGCTTCGCTGGTGGAAGGTCTCGAAGCGGACACGGCGGGCTCGGCGTGCCGAGTGGGCGTGGGTTTCCCGAGTGGGATCGATCAGAAGACCGGGCGTGCTCCGGGTGCTGTCAACTTGGTCGTCGGCGACATCCCGCTCCGGGCCGAGCTCGAGCGGCGGCTGGCCGGGCGCGCCGTGGCGATCGACAACGACGGCAACACTGCCGCCCTCGCTGAAGCGTGGCTGCGCTCGTGCAGCGAGCTCGTGATGCTCACGCTCGGTACGGGTGTCGGTGGTGGGGTGATCAGCGGCGGGCGGCTGCTGCGCGGCGCCGACGGTCTCGGCGCCGAACTCGGGCACTTCCCCATCCGTGCCGACGGACCGCCCTGCCCCGGCTCCTGCCCCGCCCGCGGCTGTGTCGAGGCGCTCTGTTCCGGTCAGGCGCTCGAGCGCGACGCTCGCGAGCTCGCAGCGACACGGCCGACCAGCCTGCTGGGCCGTGTCCTCGCGACCGGCGGCAAAATCAGCGCGCGTGACGTCACTGCCGCCGCCGCGCGCGGCGACCCCGACGCCCGCTGGCTGATCGACCGCTTCGCCCGCGACCTCGGGATCGCCCTCGCCGGCTACGCCAACGTCTTCCAGCCGCGAGTGATCGCCATCGGCGGCGGGCTCGGCTCGGCCACCGACCTCTTCCTGCCCACCGCGCTGGTCGAGGCCGAGCGCTCGGCGCTCGCTCACATCTGGCCACGCGTGCGCGTGGTCGGGGCGCGCGCGGGCGAGGCGGCAGGAGTGCTCGGCGCCGCGCTCGTCGCTGTCTCGCCGAATCTTGCGGGGTAG
- a CDS encoding galactokinase, with amino-acid sequence MLGASGKPSADRSIDGRDRMRAIALTTSDERPTTIRVPGRVNLIGEHTDHSGGLALPFATDRALWLSVRRHRLETLTIASRATGERVELAALGVDSEGASDERPLSLCRTAAACCEVARELGVVRAAGTVEIAGDLPIGAGLSSSAALCLGLIVAVCVLGGQLPGDPLAVARAAARAERAAGGAGGGLLDQVAILGGAPGAGVLCDFAADRYLRVGIALEDARLALLDSGERRALGSSPYAERVAECAEAARMLGVAPLAKAPLDSCLRLPNRWRQRAAHVVAECERVRLAVDALRRGDIGRLGRLLDASHRSLRDLFNVSTPAVEHTRALAKAHGALGARLVGGGFGGMVLALFPADAALPTGALPVRPDFGLTIDGTAPWPRFC; translated from the coding sequence GTGCTCGGCGCCAGCGGCAAGCCGAGCGCCGACCGTAGTATCGACGGCCGCGACCGTATGCGCGCGATCGCACTAACTACGAGCGACGAGAGGCCGACCACGATCCGCGTACCCGGCCGCGTCAACCTGATCGGCGAGCACACCGACCACAGCGGTGGTCTCGCCTTGCCGTTCGCGACCGACCGGGCTCTCTGGCTCAGTGTCCGTCGCCACAGGCTCGAGACGCTCACGATCGCGTCGAGAGCGACCGGCGAGCGTGTCGAGCTCGCTGCGCTCGGCGTCGACAGCGAGGGCGCGAGCGACGAGCGGCCGCTGTCTTTGTGCCGCACGGCCGCCGCCTGCTGCGAGGTCGCCCGCGAGCTCGGCGTCGTACGGGCGGCAGGCACGGTCGAGATCGCCGGCGACCTGCCGATCGGAGCCGGGCTCTCGTCGTCGGCCGCCCTCTGCTTAGGACTGATCGTCGCGGTCTGCGTCCTCGGGGGGCAATTGCCCGGCGACCCGCTTGCGGTGGCGCGCGCGGCCGCGCGCGCGGAGCGCGCAGCCGGCGGCGCCGGGGGCGGCCTCCTTGACCAGGTCGCGATCCTCGGTGGTGCGCCGGGCGCCGGCGTGCTCTGCGACTTCGCCGCCGATCGCTACCTGCGCGTGGGCATCGCGCTCGAGGACGCGCGCCTCGCCTTGCTCGACAGCGGCGAGCGCAGAGCGCTCGGCAGCTCGCCCTACGCGGAGCGTGTCGCCGAGTGCGCGGAAGCGGCGCGCATGCTCGGCGTCGCGCCGCTCGCGAAGGCGCCGCTCGACAGCTGCCTGCGCCTGCCGAACCGCTGGCGCCAGCGGGCCGCGCATGTCGTCGCCGAATGCGAGCGCGTTCGCCTGGCCGTCGACGCGCTCCGCCGTGGCGACATCGGCCGCCTCGGGCGTCTTCTCGACGCCTCGCACCGCAGCCTGCGCGACCTCTTCAACGTCTCGACGCCGGCGGTGGAGCACACCCGCGCGCTCGCGAAAGCGCACGGGGCGCTCGGCGCCCGGCTCGTCGGAGGCGGCTTCGGCGGCATGGTGTTGGCGCTCTTCCCAGCCGACGCCGCGCTGCCGACAGGTGCGCTCCCCGTGCGACCCGACTTCGGACTCACGATCGACGGCACGGCGCCGTGGCCGCGCTTTTGCTAA
- a CDS encoding CBS domain-containing protein encodes MRVSEAMTSVVATVGPGHTLREAARLMAERRVGAAVVVDPDQPGYGIFTERDLLISIGRGEDPDREIVADHLSSDLTFAAADWSLERAAEAMIAGGFRHLVVVDGGELAGIISMRDIVRAWVTDGAACELPGWRRESVNAS; translated from the coding sequence GTGAGAGTGAGCGAAGCGATGACGAGCGTGGTTGCGACCGTCGGTCCCGGCCACACGCTGCGCGAGGCTGCGCGTTTGATGGCCGAGCGTCGCGTCGGGGCTGCGGTGGTCGTCGATCCCGACCAGCCGGGCTACGGAATCTTCACCGAGCGCGATCTCTTGATCTCGATCGGTCGTGGGGAGGATCCCGATCGCGAGATCGTCGCCGACCACCTCTCGTCCGACCTGACGTTCGCCGCTGCCGACTGGTCGCTCGAGCGTGCCGCCGAAGCGATGATCGCCGGCGGCTTCCGGCATCTCGTCGTAGTGGACGGCGGCGAGCTTGCCGGCATCATCTCGATGCGCGACATCGTGCGCGCGTGGGTGACCGACGGTGCCGCCTGCGAGTTGCCGGGATGGCGGCGCGAATCGGTGAACGCCAGCTAG
- the coxB gene encoding cytochrome c oxidase subunit II: MRRHPILQMFAIGVVAAAVITALALAIDWFPPAASTAADKIDTLYDVVILCSIPIFVLVMTIAIYSVVKFRARPGHEGDGAPLHGNTQLELLWVAIPFVIVSALAAYALVVLSDIEAKEPDALPVAVTAQQFTWTFGYPQAGGATSTELVLPRGRQAVLRIRTRDVIHSFWVPAMRMKQDAVPGLTTEVRITPTREGTYPLVCAELCGAGHATMRQTVRVVAPERFQAWLRRLGGGATASRGATPGAASAVETASASGRS, translated from the coding sequence GTGCGTAGGCACCCGATTCTGCAGATGTTCGCTATCGGCGTCGTCGCCGCCGCTGTGATCACGGCGCTGGCGCTGGCGATCGACTGGTTCCCCCCGGCGGCCAGCACGGCGGCCGACAAGATCGACACGCTCTACGACGTCGTCATCCTCTGCTCGATCCCGATCTTCGTGCTGGTAATGACGATCGCGATCTATTCGGTCGTCAAGTTCCGTGCTCGGCCGGGACACGAGGGCGACGGCGCACCGCTCCACGGCAACACCCAGCTCGAGCTGCTGTGGGTCGCGATTCCCTTCGTGATCGTCTCGGCGCTCGCCGCCTACGCACTCGTGGTGCTCTCCGATATCGAGGCGAAGGAGCCGGATGCGTTGCCGGTCGCCGTCACCGCCCAGCAGTTCACCTGGACTTTCGGCTATCCGCAGGCGGGGGGTGCAACGAGCACCGAGCTCGTCTTGCCACGTGGGCGCCAAGCGGTGCTGCGGATCCGCACTCGCGACGTCATCCATTCCTTCTGGGTGCCTGCGATGCGGATGAAGCAAGACGCCGTTCCCGGCCTCACGACCGAGGTTCGGATCACACCGACGCGCGAAGGTACCTACCCGCTCGTCTGCGCCGAGCTGTGCGGCGCCGGGCACGCGACGATGCGGCAGACGGTGCGAGTGGTCGCTCCCGAGCGCTTCCAGGCTTGGCTTCGCCGGCTCGGCGGCGGAGCGACGGCGAGCCGCGGCGCGACGCCGGGAGCGGCCTCCGCTGTCGAAACGGCGTCAGCGAGCGGACGCAGTTAA